The following are encoded together in the Pirellulales bacterium genome:
- a CDS encoding type II secretion system protein yields the protein MSRRSFSKAPRSGFTLVELAVVIVIIGVLAAFGVPRFLKSVERSKAAEAFNYLSAVRDSQERYQAQNGTYADDVSLLDISFPAPKYFTVGTPAAGSSGHIEDSWTLTLTRAGSSSGYGTYTVTFTDQGYDSTNSTIVADVNPMGG from the coding sequence ATGAGTCGTCGTTCGTTTTCAAAGGCACCCCGCAGTGGCTTTACGTTGGTCGAATTGGCGGTAGTCATCGTTATCATCGGCGTTTTGGCGGCGTTTGGTGTGCCCCGGTTCCTGAAGTCAGTGGAACGCTCGAAGGCAGCTGAAGCATTCAATTACCTGTCAGCCGTGCGCGATTCGCAAGAGCGTTATCAAGCACAGAATGGCACCTATGCCGACGACGTCAGCCTGCTGGACATCAGTTTCCCCGCCCCGAAGTACTTCACCGTGGGAACACCAGCGGCCGGCTCCAGTGGCCATATCGAGGATTCCTGGACTTTGACGTTGACCCGCGCGGGATCATCGTCGGGATACGGCACCTACACGGTGACGTTCACCGACCAGGGGTATGATTCCACGAATAGCAC